From a single Arachnia propionica genomic region:
- a CDS encoding DUF4411 family protein, translating to MKYLVDANVLIEAKNRYYAFDIAPGFWKWLNQAHAQGTVFSRVKIPDARQGLEVQWVNTFEMLRNTGVTLDLPGAAH from the coding sequence GTGAAGTACCTCGTAGACGCCAATGTCCTCATCGAGGCGAAGAACCGCTACTACGCCTTTGACATCGCTCCCGGCTTCTGGAAATGGCTCAACCAGGCGCACGCTCAAGGCACGGTATTCAGCCGGGTCAAGATTCCTGACGCCCGCCAAGGACTTGAAGTCCAATGGGTCAACACCTTTGAAATGCTACGTAACACCGGTGTCACCCTTGACCTTCCCGGCGCTGCCCACTAA